A single Schistocerca piceifrons isolate TAMUIC-IGC-003096 chromosome 6, iqSchPice1.1, whole genome shotgun sequence DNA region contains:
- the LOC124803452 gene encoding protein no-on-transient A-like codes for MKKAGGPAAGGKNGAGGAGGGTAGAGGGGGGSGDKEDAEKRDSPKGDRLSTSGDTGSSGSGGKPGSATAGMREASLKLLALTARAEWPPVDQAVKALEKLVAAAGDDAYPLPLAGLMDPVNTTSTTTSTVHHGTTARSALPATHHQAYCLAV; via the exons ATGAAGAAGGCCGGCGGACCAGCCGCCGGAGGCAAGAACGGCGcgggcggcgccgggggcggcacCGCGGGcgccggaggcggcgggggcggcagcggagACAAGGAGGACGCCGAGAAGCGGGACTCGCCCAAGGGGGACCGGCTGTCGACGTCCGGGGACACGGGCTCCTCGGGCAGCGGCGGCAAGCCGGGCTCGGCGAcggcgggcatgcgggaggcgtcGCTGAAGCTGCTGGCGCTGACGGCGAGGGCAGAGTGGCCGCCGGTGGACCAGGCCGTCAAGGCGCTCGAGAAGCTGGTGGCCGCCGCGGGCGACGACGCCTACCCGCTGCCGCTCGCCGGCCTCATGGACCCGGTaaacaccaccagcaccaccaccagcaCTGTGCACCACGGCACCACGGCACGCTCGGCCCTGCCTGCGACGCACCACCAGGCTTACTGCC TGGCTGTTTGA